One window of Triticum dicoccoides isolate Atlit2015 ecotype Zavitan chromosome 5A, WEW_v2.0, whole genome shotgun sequence genomic DNA carries:
- the LOC119302668 gene encoding protein PAT1 homolog — protein MESGDTKFDASQYAFFGNNVLEEVELGGLDDDDAGDAGLVGPGDEEYTPIYGRDMLEEEGVGSFTGVDDLAGAFSKLTRTVNEPKQSGIVSRGGSLPGQTSTADWAQEAESSYWPTQPALGAEQRLDNKNWWSQPPHPAQFADSRLQRTSSSPQQDAQYNPIEPILGPRPSPLQRMSSYPHQEPQYNNIELIRGNGSRFTPALMQHPNGFMPHQMPPPHQQNGMLPIQHSPPQFSQLHAQMLGAQHSPPQNLPMFGPRHPSPQMLGRFDPNFVMPDLSDPRARSMLHHGRHGPRYPPQGFEPGNMRMDNRWQRFRSKYMSTEEIENIARMQKAATQITDPYIDDYYHQACLARKSAGAQLKHYFCPTLIRDTSSRARSKDEPHAYLQVDALGRLPFSSIRRPRPLLDVEEASEPSDSTTEKSASKSLDQEPMLAARITIEDGLCLLLDVDDIDRLLHFSKQPDGGLQLRNRRQALLEQLAESLQLVDPLTSNKDAPLSQNDDLVFLRIVSLPKGRKLLSRYIDLVTSGSELARIVCMAVFRNLRFIFGNLPSDSSIAGTTTKLVTAVSTCVVRMDLSGLSACLAAVACSSQQPPLRPLGYAAGDGASVIIKSLLDRATELLTDQHVASAYSMQNRTLWQASFDAFFGLLMGYCMSKFDTVVHTVQIQPAAAAVISRETPVELLRASLPHTNEYQRKQLLSFAQRTVPVNSSSSHGSGNVPMASEYVQS, from the exons ATGGAGTCAG GTGATACCAAATTTGATGCATCACAGTATGCTTTCTTTGGTAACAATGTCTTGGAGGAGGTTGAGCTAGGTGGATTAGATGATGATGATGCTGGTGATGCTGGTTTGGTTGGGCCTGGTGACGAAGAATACACTCCTATTTATGGAAGGGATATGTTGGAG GAAGAAGGTGTTGGTTCATTTACTGGTGTTGATGATCTTGCCGGGGCATTCTCAAAG CTGACCAGAACTGTTAACGAACCAAAGCAATCAGGAATAGTTAGTCGTGGGGGATCGTTACCTGGACAAA CTTCTACTGCTGACTGGGCACAAGAGGCTGAATCATCATACTGGCCTACACAGCCTGCATTGGGTGCTGAACAACGGCTGGACAACAAAAACTGGTGGTCTCAACCACCCCATCCAGCCCAGTTTGCTGATTCCAGACTTCAGAGGACATCCTCATCCCCGCAACAAGATGCTCAGTACAATCCTATTGAACCTATTCTTGGACCAAGGCCATCTCCTTTGCAGAGAATGTCATCATATCCTCACCAAGAGCCGCAATACAATAATATTGAACTGATTCGTGGGAATGGTAGCAGGTTTACACCAGCTTTGATGCAGCATCCAAATGGATTTATGCCACATCAAATGCCGCCACCCCATCAACAAAATGGAATGCTCCCAATTCAACACTCTCCACCCCAGTTCTCACAACTACATGCCCAGATGCTTGGTGCCCAACATTCTCCGCCACAAAATCTGCCGATGTTTGGTCCTCGGCATCCTTCACCACAAATGCTGGGTAGATTTGATCCAAATTTTGTCATGCCTGACTTGAGTGATCCCAGAGCCAGATCGATGTTACACCATGGAAGGCATGGCCCGCGCTATCCTCCCCAAGGTTTTGAGCCTGGCAATATGAGAATGGATAATAGGTGGCAGCGGTTCAGATCCAAGTACATGTCCACTGAAGAAATTGAGAACATCGCAAGGATGCAGAAAGCTGCCACTCAGATCACCGATCCATATATTGATGATTACTATCATCAAGCTTGTTTGGCCAGAAAATCAGCAGGAGCACAACTGAAGCACTACTTCTGTCCAACCTTGATCAGAGATACATCTTCTCGTGCACGCAGTAAGGATGAGCCACATGCGTATCTTCAGGTTGATGCTCTTGGGCGGCTCCCATTTTCTTCCATCCGCAGGCCCCGTCCGCTCCTTGATGTTGAAGAAGCCTCTGAACCAAGTGATAGCACTACTGAAAAATCTGCTTCAAAATCTCTTGACCAAGAGCCGATGCTGGCTGCTAGAATCACAATTGAAGATGGCCTTTGCCTACTACTGGATGTGGATGATATAGATCGTTTGCTTCACTTTAGTAAACAGCCAGATGGTGGTTTGCAACTTAGAAACAGAAGACAGGCTCTTCTCGAGCAGCTGGCAGAATCACTGCAATTAGTTGATCCACTTACATCTAATAAGGATGCACCTCTGTCGCAAAATGACGATCTAGTGTTTCTCCGCATAGTATCTCTTCCGAAGGGTCGGAAACTACTTTCTCGTTATATTGATCTTGTTACTTCAGGTAGTGAGCTTGCAAGGATTGTTTGCATGGCAGTTTTCCGGAATCTAAGATTTATATTTGGCAATTTGCCCTCTGATAGCAGCATAGCTGGGACCACAACTAAACTTGTAACTGCCGTTTCCACGTGTGTTGTTCGGATGGACTTGAGTGGACTCAGTGCTTGTCTTGCAGCTGTTGCATGTTCGTCACAGCAACCACCTCTTCGACCTCTGGGATATGCTGCTGGTGATGGCGCTTCTGTCATCATAAAGTCTCTACTGGACAGAGCTACAGAGCTTCTTACTGATCAACATGTGGCCTCTGCTTACAGCATGCAGAACCGAACTCTATGGCAGGCATCATTTGATGCCTTCTTTGGGCTGCTTATGGGGTATTGCATGAGTAAATTTGATACTGTGGTTCATACAGTGCAAATTCAACCTGCTGCTGCAGCTGTGATAAGCAGGGAAACACCAGTGGAGCTGTTGCGTGCCAGCCTTCCTCACACAAATGAGTATCAGCGCAAGCAGTTGCTCAGTTTCGCTCAGCGCACTGTGCCTGTCAACAGCTCTAGTTCTCATGGGTCTGGTAATGTGCCGATGGCATCAGAATATGTCCAGAGCTGA